The Liolophura sinensis isolate JHLJ2023 chromosome 6, CUHK_Ljap_v2, whole genome shotgun sequence genomic sequence GTTCCTTTCCCTTCTCCCTttctgtccgtccgtccgtctgtccgtccgCCCATCCCTCCATCCGTCCTTTTTTCTCACTTGCGCCCTTCGTGATAATCGCCCGAGTCATATCTTTGTGATGACCGGTGTTGTATAAGCTCAGCTTTGATTTGTAATATTGCGTGTATTATACTGGTTTTACGCACTGGCATTACCAACTGACCGGAACTTGGCTGATCCTTTTATGCTGAGTGTCGAGCAAAGATGTACCACCACTGTCTCCGGTGTGCTGTACCTCGGGATTGAACACAAGACTGCGGGTTTACGAGAGCGCATTGCCAAAACTCTCCTCCATTGCAGTGCGAAATTTAGAGGACTATAGCCCTGGCTAATTGAACTAAGCGCTGGAATCCAGCTCTcagttgtgtgtttttgttttttttatgtttcctctGATATCTGATCAGTTTCAAGCAGCCATATTTGTGTTTGCCGTCATGAACTGTGGCATAATTTCAAGGAAAAAACCAGAACCATGTTTGGTTTTATGGCTGTgttgttacatttaataaacattaacatGGAAACAATTGAAACTGATCTTGGGGATGCTTATCCCACCAGCAGAATGGGAACAGGCCTCGAAGATGCTTAGCCCAAGCGTTcgctttggttttttttttttggtgttttcctCTGATATCTAATCAGTTTTTAATCATCCATATTTCTGTTTGCCGTCATGAGTTATGGCATAACTTCAAGGGAAATACATATGTGGCTTTGTCtactatataatataaaagactacggCTTGCAGAAAATGGcattgtggaatcagcccccgAACTCTAGGATGCTTACTCTTTCATTTTTGTACCCCTTCGCCAAGCGGATCCGATCGAGGTAAAATTAGTCAGATTGGTGTTGTTTCAGTGGTCAGTTCAGATTTTCTACTCGTTTTCGTGGTAGAAACGTTGAAGCTATTAAACATATACAGTACGAATTCTCTTGTTATGCAACGAGAACAAATGAGAGAAATCATTGGGTAGATGATGCAACCCCTCATATACCTTAATACGATAGCCAAGCCAAATCTTAAGACTGTTCTTTCAACGAAGgtagtatttacttatttgattgttgttttacgccttactcaaaaatattttatttatacgacggcggccagcattacggtgggaggaggcgggtagagcccgagggaaaccaacgaccatccgcaggttgctggtagacattcccacttacggcaggagaggaagccagcatgagctggacttgaactcacagcgaccgcattggtgagaggctcctgggtcattacgttgttAGCGtatggccatggaggccccggcAGTATTTAAGGTTGCTTCAAACACAGGGTGAGTGCCAATATAACAGTTGGTGTTGTATAACTGTATTCCATCGTCGTTTTCGTGTGTAGTTGACATTATGCATCattgctttatacatgtagtttcatatAGACACTGGTATAAATCTGTACGCGTTTTATGACGAGATTTCCAGGCATGTCCATGCCTCTCACAAGAAAATTCATCTCATTTTAGGATTCGAAGTCTAAAGGTAATTTAGGAAAGTACAGAAAGCCTTCAGGAGCAAACCAACACATCTGGACTTTTTACTGGCGATTACAGCCTTTATGCAAATGGCGCACTAACACGTACTTATCCGCTGATGGCTCATTCCAGATGTCAACTGAAGTAATGATTTGCAGCTGCTCAACCTTTACTGTCGACAAGAGTGCTCTCCCTTTTCTCTGTGCGCtaataaactttgtaaatcaaagcTACCTTTTCAAGTGAAAATTATTTGGAACAGAGACCAAATTTATTGTCAAACAACACGTGCGCCATATTAGTTGACgaatcatacatgtaaacgGCTGAAGTAAGCCCTGTGTTTTGAGTGACAAGAGCTTTGAGATAATAAAATCATAACTACAGCAAATATGGTTGGCATTTTATTTGTCAACCATATGATACATTTATACGATGTCATACAAGACTACATcgtttgtaggcctatatgttcaTTGGTCTTAAATATAACATGATACACACACTCTTTCTGTTTATTATTCAcgattatttcaaattttacttttgtgaGCTAATACAGATCGCTGTTAATGACACTTGGTCAGTAAACATACAGATCGAGCACAGATGGCCCGCATCCTGAGTGTACGCCATGTACCTCAATGTATTAATATCTATACTTATTAACATAAAAAGACTCATGGTTAACGTCCCTCGCTTACATTCTCAGTTGTACGGAAATTCGGGGAAAACGGAAAGAAAGTgagaatataattttatattacACAAACAAGATTGCACCGTGCCTCAAatcctatacatgtatggaggGTGTTGAGATCCGTGTGTTATAATGAATAACGATGATTAACCTTATAAAAAGGCTTGATACGGTTTTAACAATGCAATGAAAAGTTCCAAAATGTACGGGAATTTGCCATGCTCCGGTCCCATGAGCATCtgcaaaagaacaaaacaaagttATTGACAAATTCATTACgtaagaatttttttgttcCTTGTTACCGCGTAttgtaaaaatttcattttatactGACGATTCATTTGGAGGATGACACAAAGCAAGAATTCAGGCCAAACCAATACACGCTCgaaaatatatgtttaatttatatGCCGGTAACAGATTTATACGTTATCATGTCAGTAACCAGATTACTATGATAACCGCCTAAGCGCGAGACGTTGTCAACTCAGTATCTATATATTCACCAAAAACTAAAACTGCAGATGCAATATAAATGGAGTTGTAGCCAGTACATCGACTCACAGTTATTTATATTATAGATATAAGGAAATAATAATGCCGCCATCTCTTTATTTATGAAGCCTCTACATCCACTAAAATATTTTCGCGTACAAAACAGCTGGAATTGTACACATACGGAAATACATTGTTTTCCTTTCGGAAATTATCAATCTGGCGcttgtttcacaaaacttctgtaGCCGTCTATGGCTTGTTTGTCGACTACCGTAAGCAGGGTACAACAACGATTGACTAGGCCGTTTCACACAATTAAAACTGTCTATAGCTTATGAGGCTGTTTTACTCGCAATTTGATTGGTAGAATCCACGGTAATAATTGTCAGTCTGGCTTCAAATTATAAATGCATTAAATtactatgtataaataatacaaaaagaggataaatttctttttcatttttattttaacgaAGTTTGCAAAGGAAGGCCGGTAACTCACACAACGAAGATGGTTTTGATGGTTTGAGGTGCAATTCGGATGGAAAAGATACAGCTTTCATTACATACCCGTTCTAGGAGTCGGTGCATCTTTCATTTTCCAAACATCATGTTCACAAATTCTGAAAAACAAgggataaataataataaaaaaataataattaaacaaaataaatgtacaaagcattaattaaaaaaataatatatagcatctgaatgaagaaaaaaaaacaattgaggATTTGAATATACTGagagataaaaataaataaccaatccTGCCGCTATCTCCGGCTTAGATTAGTTGGAGGTCTGTTGAGTACAATTCGTAAAGTAGCCATGAGACCATGAATCCTATCACCTAATTGTTACCACATCGAAAACCTTCTGCATGCTGTCATCGTTTATCAGATTGGTTGGAAAGGTTAGTTTAGTGGGTATGGATCGTGTTCAGTCGAGAGACGTTTTCCAACAGTATTCTATTCAAGTGAAACCATAACGGGCAACTCAAGTACTGAATAATATAGGCCTAACGATGTGTTCACTAAGGCATCACcggtgagagagagagagatgtcTACACAATACGGGCTGCTTTACGAACTCTAACATCACCACAACCATAAAACTCTTTTATGGTCTGCAATCGCAGTTTCGCCGCATCGGAGCAGACCTAATAGCCTATCCTTCAACTTAGAAGACTATTAGTTGGACAAAGCTGACATGGAAACAACCGCTGAAAGCTTCCACACTGTATACTGATCTGTTGCTTACCCTCGTAGTTAATCTGACCGTCGCCGTCAGCGTCTGCCTCCCGGATCATGTCCTGTACCTCCTCGTCCGTCAGCTTCTCCCCCAGGTTCCCCATCACCTGACGTAACTCAGCCTTGGAGATGTAACCATTACCGTCCAGGTCAAAAACCCGGAAGGACTCCCGTATGTGACTCTCGTCTTCGCCTCGCTTATTCGCCATCGACATCATTGCCATGAACTCCGACATGTCAATCTTACCGTTACCTGAAAACCAGACCCGTAAAAGAAACGCATGGGTGAATAAAATCTAGAATCGAAAAAAGGAGCAGCGAAAAATGAAGGAGTGGAAAACACAAAGATGAATGACACTGTGGCAAAACAAGTTGGaatgaaaaatctaaaaatgacaaacataTTCAAAAAACACACCACTAAACAATCCACAGGTGAAGAATGGAGAGGTGAAATGTTAAATCCAAAATATCGAGTTCTCCGTGTACCACTAAAAGCACTTGTACAAACCCGTAAAATTCTTTTCATGTTTAAAATGGCACTTTAACCTGTAAAAAATCAACGCACAAAGTCGATGCCAACTCTTGAAACGTGACGTGGAGTCATGGGTTCTGTCGAGTTTTACACCTTTAAGACAACAGGACGTGAAGAATTCGCGTCAACTTTTGCATGTTAAAACACGATTTTTGAAGCACGATGCATGTCGACTTGTTCTTTTCCAGACACAGAAAGAACATAGAAAAACACAGCTGCAAAATCTGCGGAGGGCTGAAAAGTTTTAGAGGTGAAATGGCGCAGCgcatttatattttaaagaGTAACCATGAATACTAACTAGCAGTCTACGTCCAAACACATTGCTATACCGTTTAGTTTTACACTGGATTACTGATGTCACATCATGAatcaaaaacatatattttgaaCTGGATTTAGTCATGAGCAAAGTGCAAATCGTCAAAAACATCATAATATGGAAGATATGCTGTGTGGACAAACATCGTTCTGTATTGTTGAGTATATTGTTCCCAGAACTTCACTTACCttcttttacttatttatttaaatgatctATGATGCTTGGAAGTGGATGGGGTATTTTCCTCTCCAAGGGTgcgattttttaaatttttttttattgcgaTTCATAGATACGTATCTGACAACGAGGTGAAATTCTGTTTGAAATCCTTACCGTCCGTATCGACCTTcttgatgatttttttcaagTCCGTTTTCGTTAAATTCTTTCCCAATTTTTTGAGAACTTTTTTCAGCCCATCTGTTGTTATATAACCTTGGCCTTTGGGATCAAACATGGCGAAGGCCTTTCGGTATTCTGAaattaacagaaaaaacatatttaaccTGCGTACCATAATAtcagatatatgtgtataccgGATTACACTACTGATGCCGTAGCTGGGCCAGTCTCGCAGTATAGGTGAGATATCATTAAACCATTCAGCCTCAGGAAGCTCTTAAGATATAATTCCATAAATATAGCCTTTAAATCTTATCATAGCCTCTCATTAATTATTTGAATGGGTTGAAGCTTTCCACCACCGAACCCAATAGCCGTGGATACACGGAAATCGTCTTGAGAATtcttcacaacaacaacaacgattcaaaatgtattaaaccaaTCCAATTAATCCAAGTACTACATTAACATATATAGACAATAGAGGGATGTCAGTAATAGATGTCAATAACTGTGTAGTCTTAGCTTCAAGGCTgcacgtgggaagttctgccagcaacgtgcagatATCATTAAACACTTTAGCCTCAGAAATTTTCCCCCGAGCTCGgactggtttcctctgggctctgctttgtttgctcccaccataatgctgaccgccgtcgtataagtgaaagattcctgagtacggcgtaaaacaccaatcaaataaatcaataaatcttaCCTTCAACCTGTTCCTGTGTAAGTTTGTTCTGTGACtgcagtgaaaatgaaaaaatcgAATGTCATGATACACCACACAAGTGCAaaaaccatatatacatatataaagtgaaaataaaatacgTCGAAGCGTATAACATTTCAACATTGTATGGAACGCTTTGAAATTATCGTTTAACAAGAAAGCTACAATAAACACTTTAGTTCAATAAGAGCAATCATGTGAATTCTCTTTTTTACACTCTAGGGCTCAGATTTATCATTTTCCGGCCTTAAGATACAGAACTTGTGTATACCTATGGTGCATGCTATAGGTTTAGTACCGCTTTTTGTTGAAGGTATGAACAGCATGTGTGTAAAAGACTCAATATGGAGGTTCCGGATATAAATGTGTGTACTTATACTATACTTGGTCTAGGTGACCTTGTTTGAATGATTCGAAATTTCTACGACGAAGTTATTTTGGAATAAAAGAGCTCATTGAAAATGAAGGGTTTTATTTGTCGGCTTTTGTGTGTAATACGACGAGGGACAGGCAGTGTTCATGACCTATATCTGCCAGACACCTGTatgtctatctatctatctttaGCCCAGGCTTAACCCCATAAACCAGTAGGATAGGGGCATAAGTTGACCCCGTTACCCTCAAGAACTGTCCACGCGTGAAAAGATCATAGTTTACAAGACACGAATACCAATGACAATATATTAACACCCGTAGGGTGAATTTGCTCATCGATAAAACTTTCATCTTGAATATAAATGTCTCTATTTCATTTCCGTTTTTAAATACACAGGTAGGAACAAATCTCTACATCTAGAATGCAGACCTGTTTCGCGACGCAGACGGCCCTTGTGTATGACGTGATCTGTAGCCGTATTTATAGATGAATGGATATACCAGGGGGAAATAGCACGCTGTAGGTAACATGTCAATGCACAAACAACTTGAGGCCTGGTGAGAGGGTAGCTTAAAAACACGAAAAGGAAACCAACGCTTCCGTTGATGATTAGATTTACATGCGTACCACACATCTGATGATTCACATTTTGCATATATCAGAGTTATTTGGAGTATAGCCTTAGAGAGATGCGTGATCAACAAATATAAAATCTACTGAAATTGGGTAAAATTTAGAACATGGcgatttttctatttttcaatGTGCTGGATTTTGCCTATTTTGAACTGCCCTATcttggttatgcaacatcacaaaaataaaaaggtatgaTTTTAACCCAATGTGAGATACTttatcaatacatatatacatttaatc encodes the following:
- the LOC135467678 gene encoding calmodulin-A-like, coding for MEGRGHSGATKQPVTNQKQGKMSQNKLTQEQVEEYRKAFAMFDPKGQGYITTDGLKKVLKKLGKNLTKTDLKKIIKKVDTDGNGKIDMSEFMAMMSMANKRGEDESHIRESFRVFDLDGNGYISKAELRQVMGNLGEKLTDEEVQDMIREADADGDGQINYEEFVNMMFGK